From a region of the Gimesia sp. genome:
- a CDS encoding type II secretion system F family protein, which produces MPEFQYIAREATGRQVTGVLSAANQQDALNSLAAKSLFPVKVDLADAAKAQLRRSGKRVRARYLSVFYTQLADLLKSGVPLLRSLELLNRQSTNPSLKQVLEEVRAEVADGTRLAVAMGQHPKVFSELAVSMVRAGEEGSFLEDVLKRIASFTDHQEELKNRVVGAMIYPAFLTTFGTVIVSFLLVYFVPKFEPIFQRMSERGDLPWATTTLLGFSAFMQSYWFLIFFAIVFVGAAVYKYLETTEGRLKFDQFRLNAYGLGAIVRSLAIARFCRILGTLLANGVPILQSLRIAKDAAGNKVISNSIGEAAESISAGKSIAQPFALSGQFPEEVVEMIAVGEEANNLEQVLIDIADNMERQTNRKLDMFVRMLEPLMLLIMAAVVVFVMLALLLPVFQSSGLI; this is translated from the coding sequence ATGCCCGAATTTCAGTATATCGCACGAGAAGCAACAGGCCGCCAGGTGACCGGTGTGCTTTCTGCTGCCAATCAGCAGGATGCACTGAATTCGCTGGCTGCCAAGAGTCTGTTTCCGGTCAAAGTCGATCTGGCAGATGCGGCGAAAGCGCAGCTGAGACGGTCTGGTAAACGGGTTCGGGCCCGCTATCTGTCTGTTTTTTATACACAGCTGGCCGACTTGCTCAAATCGGGGGTGCCTCTCTTACGCTCATTGGAACTGTTGAACCGGCAATCGACCAACCCGTCGCTCAAGCAGGTACTCGAAGAGGTTCGTGCGGAAGTCGCTGACGGAACCCGGCTGGCAGTCGCGATGGGGCAGCATCCCAAAGTCTTTTCGGAACTGGCAGTGAGTATGGTACGTGCCGGCGAGGAAGGCAGCTTCCTGGAAGACGTCTTAAAGCGAATTGCCAGCTTCACGGACCATCAGGAAGAACTCAAAAACCGGGTAGTCGGTGCGATGATTTATCCCGCGTTCCTGACCACCTTCGGAACTGTGATCGTCAGCTTCCTGCTGGTTTACTTCGTTCCCAAGTTTGAACCGATTTTTCAACGAATGTCTGAGCGAGGCGACCTTCCCTGGGCAACCACAACACTGCTTGGTTTCAGTGCCTTTATGCAGTCGTACTGGTTTCTGATTTTTTTTGCGATCGTTTTCGTGGGAGCCGCGGTTTATAAATATCTCGAGACAACGGAAGGCCGTCTGAAATTCGATCAGTTCCGGTTGAATGCCTATGGCCTGGGAGCGATTGTTCGCAGTCTGGCTATCGCCCGTTTTTGCCGAATTCTCGGGACCCTGCTGGCCAATGGTGTACCCATCCTGCAATCCCTGAGAATCGCCAAGGATGCCGCTGGTAATAAAGTCATCAGTAATTCGATTGGTGAAGCTGCAGAGAGTATTTCTGCCGGAAAATCGATTGCCCAGCCTTTTGCCCTTAGTGGTCAGTTCCCGGAAGAAGTCGTCGAAATGATCGCCGTTGGTGAGGAAGCCAACAACCTGGAACAGGTGTTGATCGATATCGCAGATAACATGGAACGCCAGACCAACCGCAAGCTGGATATGTTTGTGCGAATGCTGGAGCCGCTTATGCTGCTCATCATGGCCGCTGTGGTCGTTTTTGTGATGCTGGCATTACTTTTACCGGTTTTCCAAAGCTCTGGTTTAATATAA
- a CDS encoding ATPase, T2SS/T4P/T4SS family, whose product MEISDILQRRGILDERQLLLAQQSANGHRLDRVVMEMGLASEEDLLKVFADELGMKYFELKDYQIDTQLLSQFPATPIFRHSLLPLQRENGRVLVASADPFDFEALDELSSLSGEVLEPVLALHEDVVDLIKQNLGVGGDTINELVSQKAAEDGVELLEEVSEEHGELADMAQTASVIRLVNELLVEALQQQASDVHIEPHETGLVVRYRVDGLLRVQSVPPEINHFYSAIITRLKIMAHLNIAEKRLPQDGRIKLRVTGREIDVRVSIIPMIYGEGIVLRLLDKERMVFRLDNVGLNAEMLSTFREMIELPHGIILVTGPTGSGKTSTLYSALNEIKSPETKIITVEDPVEYHSEGISQIQVNSRIGLTFAAGLRSILRHDPDVVLIGEIRDGETANSAIQASLTGHLVFSTLHTNDSPGAFTRLVDMGVEAYLVASTVEAVLAQRLVRVLCKHCKRPHQPHPDKIPPDFPLERMQEIYEPVGCRHCREMGYSGRIGILELLINDPVIRKLCTEHASSGQIRDYARKNGWQTLRDAGWEKVLAGITSIDEILRVTKGDI is encoded by the coding sequence ATGGAAATCAGTGATATTCTCCAACGACGTGGCATCCTTGACGAACGCCAGTTGCTGTTAGCCCAGCAATCGGCCAACGGTCATCGTCTGGACCGCGTGGTGATGGAGATGGGGCTCGCCTCTGAAGAAGATCTGCTCAAAGTTTTCGCCGATGAGTTGGGCATGAAGTATTTCGAACTCAAAGACTATCAGATTGATACCCAGCTGCTGTCGCAGTTTCCAGCAACTCCGATCTTTCGTCATTCCCTGCTCCCCCTACAGCGTGAAAATGGACGAGTGCTGGTCGCCTCTGCCGACCCGTTTGACTTCGAAGCCCTGGATGAACTCAGTTCGCTCAGTGGTGAAGTACTTGAGCCGGTGCTGGCGTTGCATGAAGACGTCGTCGATCTGATCAAGCAGAACCTGGGTGTTGGCGGCGATACCATCAACGAACTGGTCTCTCAGAAAGCGGCTGAAGACGGCGTTGAACTTCTGGAAGAAGTCTCCGAGGAACATGGTGAACTGGCCGACATGGCACAGACGGCCTCGGTGATTCGTCTGGTTAACGAACTGCTGGTAGAGGCGCTGCAGCAGCAGGCCAGTGACGTGCACATTGAACCGCATGAAACCGGGCTGGTGGTCCGTTATCGCGTGGATGGTTTGTTGCGGGTACAGTCGGTGCCACCAGAGATCAATCATTTTTATTCAGCGATCATTACGCGTCTGAAAATCATGGCGCATCTGAATATCGCGGAAAAACGACTCCCCCAGGACGGACGCATCAAACTGCGAGTTACGGGGCGTGAAATCGATGTGCGTGTTTCGATCATTCCCATGATTTACGGCGAAGGAATCGTACTGCGACTGCTCGATAAGGAACGCATGGTTTTTCGTCTGGATAATGTGGGCTTGAATGCGGAGATGCTGTCCACGTTCCGCGAAATGATCGAGCTGCCTCACGGAATTATTCTGGTGACCGGACCTACGGGTAGCGGGAAAACTTCAACGCTCTATAGTGCTTTGAATGAGATCAAAAGTCCGGAAACGAAAATCATCACGGTGGAAGATCCGGTCGAGTATCACAGTGAAGGGATCAGCCAGATTCAGGTGAATTCCCGCATCGGATTGACTTTCGCAGCCGGACTGAGAAGTATTTTGCGTCACGACCCGGATGTAGTTTTGATCGGGGAAATTCGTGATGGAGAAACTGCGAACAGCGCCATTCAGGCATCGCTGACCGGGCACCTTGTTTTCAGCACGCTGCACACCAACGACTCACCCGGTGCTTTTACCCGTCTGGTTGATATGGGAGTGGAAGCATACCTGGTGGCCAGTACGGTAGAAGCCGTTCTGGCTCAGCGTCTGGTGCGTGTCCTCTGTAAACATTGTAAACGACCACATCAGCCTCACCCGGATAAAATTCCCCCGGACTTTCCCCTGGAACGGATGCAGGAAATTTATGAACCTGTGGGGTGTCGACACTGTAGAGAAATGGGATACTCGGGGCGTATTGGTATCCTGGAACTGCTCATAAATGATCCTGTTATACGAAAATTGTGTACCGAACACGCCAGCTCAGGCCAGATTCGCGATTACGCGCGAAAGAATGGCTGGCAGACCTTAAGGGATGCCGGTTGGGAAAAGGTCCTCGCCGGAATCACGTCGATCGATGAGATCCTGCGGGTCACCAAGGGAGATATTTAA